In one Nicotiana tomentosiformis chromosome 6, ASM39032v3, whole genome shotgun sequence genomic region, the following are encoded:
- the LOC104084999 gene encoding uncharacterized protein yields MGDGKRNKASKVYVVFRGKRPGLYNSWHQCAPMVTGVKGSIFKAFKSYDEAIAAFNEFRNGSQADNISASKVYVVFRGKRLGLYNSWCECAPMVIGFKGSIFKFYKSYDEAIASFNKFQEENIDSEEPSSSSFVDESGVGVEGDNGASVISSVLLAEMFVGMKISENYSV; encoded by the coding sequence ATGGGGGACGGGAAGAGGAACAAAGCTTCGAAAGTCTATGTTGTATTTCGTGGTAAGAGGCCTGGATTATACAACTCTTGGCATCAGTGTGCTCCTATGGTTACTGGTGTCAAGGGTAGCATTTTTAAGGCCTTCAAATCGTATGATGAAGCCATAGCAGCGTTCAATGAGTTTAGAAATGGATCTCAAGCTGATAATATATCGGCATCGAAGGTGTATGTGGTATTTCGTGGTAAAAGGCTCGGATTATACAACTCTTGGTGTGAGTGTGCTCCTATGGTTATAGGTTTCAAAGGAAGCATCTTCAAGTTTTACAAATCTTATGATGAAGCCATAGCATCATTCAATAAATTTCAAGAAGAAAATATTGACAGTGAAGAACCATCTTCAAGTTCGTTTGTAGATGAAAGTGGTGTAGGGGTTGAAGGTGATAATGGAGCAAGTGTTATATCATCTGTGTTGTTAGCTGAAATGTTTGTAGGGATGAAGATATCAGAAAATTATTCAGTTTGA
- the LOC104084977 gene encoding transcription factor BIM2-like isoform X1: protein MELPQSRTFGAEGRKKTHDFLSLYSPIEQDPRPPQGGYLKTHDFLQPLEQARKTVGKTETKVEVEAIEKPPSAAHILPGGIGTYSISYLQQRIPTPEPNIFAVTQTSSTDREDRNSNCSSYSGSGFTIWNESAIKKGKTGKENLAGDRHVLREAGINIGGQPTTSLERQSQLSSNHNHNTATLSTLSSAPQPSAFENQSFLHMMKSATNAHEEDDDEEEEFIVKKESPSHSRGNLSVRVDGKSSDRKPNTPRSKHSATEQRRRSKINDRFLKLREIIPRSDQKRDKASFLLEVVEYIQFLQEKVHKYEGSYQGSENRPLILPWNKCHPMTQGFIDHSQGTNSASSPGIVCAGKLDESKIAISATSPVNGQTLEPNRISAVKQSSQQSELTNKVATLCKQPNAFPFCGSTSIASLQSRLAPDADSLEVKSQSQYWLTRSNMTDCAVTNDKLKGQEVSTEGGTISISSVYSQRLLNTLKQALQDSGVDLSQASMSVKIDLGKRVNDSLNASVPNVKGDNISTSNLLNPQLIDTSTREESVHAFKRLKTS from the exons ATGGAGCTGCCTCAGTCCAGAACTTTTGGAGCAGAAG GGAGGAAGAAGACGCATGACTTTCTTTCACTGTATTCACCTATTGAACAAGATCCAAGACCTCCGCAAG GTGGCTACCTAAAAACTCATGATTTCTTGCAACCTCTGGAGCAAGCAAGGAAGACAGTTGGGAAAACAGAAACTAAAGTTGAGGTAGAGGCTATAGAAAAGCCTCCTTCAGCAGCCCATATTCTTCCTGGTGGTATTGGCACCTATAGCATTTCTTATTTGCAGCAAAGGATTCCAACGCCAGAACCAAACATTTTTGCTGTCACACAGACTAGTAGTACTGATAGAGAAGATAGAAACTCAAACTGCAGTTCTTACTCGGGGAGTGGTTTCACAATATGGAATGAATCTGCCATCAAAAAGGGAAAGACAGGGAAGGAGAATCTCGCCGGAGATAGACATGTTCTAAGAG AAGCAGGTATCAACATTGGAGGGCAACCCACAACATCGTTAGAACGGCAATCACAATTGTCTTCAAATCATAATCATAACACTGCAACCTTGAGCACGCTCTCATCTGCTCC GCAACCATCAGCTTTCGAGAATCAGAGTTTCCTACATATGATGAAATCAGCTACGAATGCACATGAAGAGGATGATGACGAAGAGGAAGAGTTTATTGTCAAGAAAGAATCACCTTCACACTCCAGAG GAAATTTATCGGTGAGAGTCGATGGAAAAAGTAGCGATCGGAAGCCAAATACTCCACGCTCGAAGCACTCAGCAACAGAGCAAAGAAGAAGAAGCAAGATCAATGACAG ATTTCTGAAGTTGAGAGAGATCATCCCTCGCAGTGACCAGAAGAGAGACAAAGCATCATTCTTGCTGGAG GTTGTCGAATATATTCAATTCCTACAAGAGAAAGTGCACAAGTATGAGGGATCATATCAAGGCTCGGAGAATAGACCTTTAATATTACCATGG AATAAGTGCCATCCTATGACTCAAGGTTTCATTGATCATTCTCAAGGCACAAACAGTGCTTCTAGTCCTGGAATTGTATGTGCTGGAAAGCTTGACGAGAGTAAAATTGCAATCTCTGCTACAAGTCCTGTCAATGGACAGACACTAGAGCCAAACAGAATTTCCGCTGTGAAACAAAGTAGTCAGCAGTCTGAATTAACAAACAAGGTAGCAACACTTTGTAAGCAACCAAACGCATTTCCATTTTGTGGGAGTACTAGCATAGCATCGCTACAGTCTAGACTGGCACCTGATGCTGACTCATTGGAAGTGAAGTCCCAGTCTCAATATTGGCTTACCAGATCAAATATGACTGATTGTGCTGTTACAAATGATAAGCTAAAAGGCCAAGAGGTGTCTACAGAAGGTGGTACAATCAGCATTTCCAGTGTCTATTCTCAAAG GTTGTTGAACACATTGAAACAAGCACTGCAGGATTCCGGAGTAGATTTGTCGCAAGCCAGTATGTCAGTGAAAATTGATCTTGGGAAAAGAGTAAATGATAGTTTAAATGCTTCAGTGCCCAATGTTAAG GGTGACAACATTTCCACAAGCAATCTACTAAATCCACAGTTGATAGATACAAGCACAAGGGAGGAGTCTGTCCACGCCTTCAAACGGCTCAAAACGAGTTGA
- the LOC104084977 gene encoding transcription factor BIM2-like isoform X2 gives MELPQSRTFGAEGRKKTHDFLSLYSPIEQDPRPPQGGYLKTHDFLQPLEQARKTVGKTETKVEVEAIEKPPSAAHILPGGIGTYSISYLQQRIPTPEPNIFAVTQTSSTDREDRNSNCSSYSGSGFTIWNESAIKKGKTGKENLAGDRHVLRGINIGGQPTTSLERQSQLSSNHNHNTATLSTLSSAPQPSAFENQSFLHMMKSATNAHEEDDDEEEEFIVKKESPSHSRGNLSVRVDGKSSDRKPNTPRSKHSATEQRRRSKINDRFLKLREIIPRSDQKRDKASFLLEVVEYIQFLQEKVHKYEGSYQGSENRPLILPWNKCHPMTQGFIDHSQGTNSASSPGIVCAGKLDESKIAISATSPVNGQTLEPNRISAVKQSSQQSELTNKVATLCKQPNAFPFCGSTSIASLQSRLAPDADSLEVKSQSQYWLTRSNMTDCAVTNDKLKGQEVSTEGGTISISSVYSQRLLNTLKQALQDSGVDLSQASMSVKIDLGKRVNDSLNASVPNVKGDNISTSNLLNPQLIDTSTREESVHAFKRLKTS, from the exons ATGGAGCTGCCTCAGTCCAGAACTTTTGGAGCAGAAG GGAGGAAGAAGACGCATGACTTTCTTTCACTGTATTCACCTATTGAACAAGATCCAAGACCTCCGCAAG GTGGCTACCTAAAAACTCATGATTTCTTGCAACCTCTGGAGCAAGCAAGGAAGACAGTTGGGAAAACAGAAACTAAAGTTGAGGTAGAGGCTATAGAAAAGCCTCCTTCAGCAGCCCATATTCTTCCTGGTGGTATTGGCACCTATAGCATTTCTTATTTGCAGCAAAGGATTCCAACGCCAGAACCAAACATTTTTGCTGTCACACAGACTAGTAGTACTGATAGAGAAGATAGAAACTCAAACTGCAGTTCTTACTCGGGGAGTGGTTTCACAATATGGAATGAATCTGCCATCAAAAAGGGAAAGACAGGGAAGGAGAATCTCGCCGGAGATAGACATGTTCTAAGAG GTATCAACATTGGAGGGCAACCCACAACATCGTTAGAACGGCAATCACAATTGTCTTCAAATCATAATCATAACACTGCAACCTTGAGCACGCTCTCATCTGCTCC GCAACCATCAGCTTTCGAGAATCAGAGTTTCCTACATATGATGAAATCAGCTACGAATGCACATGAAGAGGATGATGACGAAGAGGAAGAGTTTATTGTCAAGAAAGAATCACCTTCACACTCCAGAG GAAATTTATCGGTGAGAGTCGATGGAAAAAGTAGCGATCGGAAGCCAAATACTCCACGCTCGAAGCACTCAGCAACAGAGCAAAGAAGAAGAAGCAAGATCAATGACAG ATTTCTGAAGTTGAGAGAGATCATCCCTCGCAGTGACCAGAAGAGAGACAAAGCATCATTCTTGCTGGAG GTTGTCGAATATATTCAATTCCTACAAGAGAAAGTGCACAAGTATGAGGGATCATATCAAGGCTCGGAGAATAGACCTTTAATATTACCATGG AATAAGTGCCATCCTATGACTCAAGGTTTCATTGATCATTCTCAAGGCACAAACAGTGCTTCTAGTCCTGGAATTGTATGTGCTGGAAAGCTTGACGAGAGTAAAATTGCAATCTCTGCTACAAGTCCTGTCAATGGACAGACACTAGAGCCAAACAGAATTTCCGCTGTGAAACAAAGTAGTCAGCAGTCTGAATTAACAAACAAGGTAGCAACACTTTGTAAGCAACCAAACGCATTTCCATTTTGTGGGAGTACTAGCATAGCATCGCTACAGTCTAGACTGGCACCTGATGCTGACTCATTGGAAGTGAAGTCCCAGTCTCAATATTGGCTTACCAGATCAAATATGACTGATTGTGCTGTTACAAATGATAAGCTAAAAGGCCAAGAGGTGTCTACAGAAGGTGGTACAATCAGCATTTCCAGTGTCTATTCTCAAAG GTTGTTGAACACATTGAAACAAGCACTGCAGGATTCCGGAGTAGATTTGTCGCAAGCCAGTATGTCAGTGAAAATTGATCTTGGGAAAAGAGTAAATGATAGTTTAAATGCTTCAGTGCCCAATGTTAAG GGTGACAACATTTCCACAAGCAATCTACTAAATCCACAGTTGATAGATACAAGCACAAGGGAGGAGTCTGTCCACGCCTTCAAACGGCTCAAAACGAGTTGA